The Pithys albifrons albifrons isolate INPA30051 chromosome 23, PitAlb_v1, whole genome shotgun sequence genome contains a region encoding:
- the DRD2 gene encoding D(2) dopamine receptor isoform X1, with protein MDPLNLSWYDSDRNWSRALNASQAGQKPQYNYYAMLLTLLIFVIVFGNVLVCMAVSRERALQTTTNYLIVSLAVADLLLATLVMPWVVYLEVVGEWRFSRIHCDIFVTLDVMMCTASILNLCAISIDRYTAVAMPMLYNTRYSSKRRVTVMIAVVWVLSFAISCPLLFGLNNPDAKECIIANPAFVVYSSIVSFYVPFMVTLLVYVQIYMVLRRRRKRVTTKRSSHVLDSDTQAPLKDKCTHPEDVKLCTVIVKSNGSFQVNKRKVEAESHMEEMEMEMVSSTSPPEKTTFRPAAPSNHQLVVPVGSNRGNNSTLQTSLNSPGRVEKNGHAKETHHTAKVFEIHSLPNGKTRNFLKAVTRRKLSQQKEKKATQMLAIVLGVFIICWLPFFITHILNMHCDCNIPPAMYSAFTWLGYVNSAVNPIIYTTFNVEFRKAFMKILHC; from the exons ATGGATCCCCTAAACCTCTCGTGGTACGACAGCGACAGGAACTGGAGCAGGGCCCTGAACGcttcccaggctgggcagaaGCCCCAGTACAACTACTATGCCATGCTGCTCACCCTCCTCATCTTCGTCATCGTCTTCGGCAACGTGCTGGTGTGCATGGCCGTGTCCCGGGAGCGCGCCCTGCAAACCACCACCAACTACCTGATCGTCAGCCTGGCCGTGgcagacctgctgctggccaccCTCGTCATGCCCTGGGTGGTCTACCTGGAG gtgGTTGGTGAGTGGAGGTTCAGTCGGATCCACTGTGATATCTTTGTGACCCTGGATGTCATGATGTGCACTGCCAGCATCCTCAACCTCTGTGCCATCAGCATAGACAG GTACACAGCCGTGGCCATGCCCATGCTCTACAACACCCGCTACAGCTCCAAGCGCAGGGTCACCGTCATGATTGCTGTGGTCTGGGTGCTCTCATTTGCCATCTCCTGCCCGCTGCTCTTCGGCCTCAACAACCCAG ATGCCAAGGAGTGCATCATTGCCAACCCTGCCTTCGTGGTGTACTCCTCCATCGTGTCCTTCTACGTGCCCTTCATGGTGACGCTGCTGGTGTACGTGCAGATCTACATGGTGCTGCGGCGGCGCAGGAAGCGCGTCACCACCAAGCGCAGCAGCCACGTCCTGGACTCGGACACGCAGGCCCCCCTGAAG GACAAATGCACTCATCCAGAAGACGTCAAGCTCTGCACAGTTATTGTGAAGTCCAATGGGAGCTTCCAAGTTAATAAGCGCAAAGTG GAGGCAGAGAGTCACATGGAAGAGATGGAAATGGAGATGGTGTCCAGCACCAGCCCCCCTGAGAAAACCACCTTCAGACCCGCAGCACCAAGTAACCACCAGCTGGTTGTGCCAGTTGGGTCTAATCGAGGCAACAACTCTACCCTGCAGACATCCCTGAACAGCCCTGGCAGAGTGGAGAAGAATGGACACGCCAAAGAGACACACCACACAGCCAAGGTCTTCGAGATCCACTCCCTGCCCAACGGCAAGACGAGGAACTTTCTCAAGGCTGTGACCAGGAGGAAACTGTCccagcagaaggagaaaaaggccACCCAGATGTTGGCCATCGTCCTTG gtGTTTTCATCATCTGCTGGCTCCCGTTCTTCATCACCCACATCCTCAACATGCACTGCGATTGCAACATCCCCCCGGCCATGTACAGCGCCTTTACATGGCTGGGCTATGTCAACAGTGCTGTCAACCCGATTATCTACACCACCTTCAACGTGGAGTTTCGCAAGGCTTTCATGAAGATCCTCCACTGCTAA
- the DRD2 gene encoding D(2) dopamine receptor isoform X2: MDPLNLSWYDSDRNWSRALNASQAGQKPQYNYYAMLLTLLIFVIVFGNVLVCMAVSRERALQTTTNYLIVSLAVADLLLATLVMPWVVYLEVVGEWRFSRIHCDIFVTLDVMMCTASILNLCAISIDRYTAVAMPMLYNTRYSSKRRVTVMIAVVWVLSFAISCPLLFGLNNPDAKECIIANPAFVVYSSIVSFYVPFMVTLLVYVQIYMVLRRRRKRVTTKRSSHVLDSDTQAPLKEAESHMEEMEMEMVSSTSPPEKTTFRPAAPSNHQLVVPVGSNRGNNSTLQTSLNSPGRVEKNGHAKETHHTAKVFEIHSLPNGKTRNFLKAVTRRKLSQQKEKKATQMLAIVLGVFIICWLPFFITHILNMHCDCNIPPAMYSAFTWLGYVNSAVNPIIYTTFNVEFRKAFMKILHC, translated from the exons ATGGATCCCCTAAACCTCTCGTGGTACGACAGCGACAGGAACTGGAGCAGGGCCCTGAACGcttcccaggctgggcagaaGCCCCAGTACAACTACTATGCCATGCTGCTCACCCTCCTCATCTTCGTCATCGTCTTCGGCAACGTGCTGGTGTGCATGGCCGTGTCCCGGGAGCGCGCCCTGCAAACCACCACCAACTACCTGATCGTCAGCCTGGCCGTGgcagacctgctgctggccaccCTCGTCATGCCCTGGGTGGTCTACCTGGAG gtgGTTGGTGAGTGGAGGTTCAGTCGGATCCACTGTGATATCTTTGTGACCCTGGATGTCATGATGTGCACTGCCAGCATCCTCAACCTCTGTGCCATCAGCATAGACAG GTACACAGCCGTGGCCATGCCCATGCTCTACAACACCCGCTACAGCTCCAAGCGCAGGGTCACCGTCATGATTGCTGTGGTCTGGGTGCTCTCATTTGCCATCTCCTGCCCGCTGCTCTTCGGCCTCAACAACCCAG ATGCCAAGGAGTGCATCATTGCCAACCCTGCCTTCGTGGTGTACTCCTCCATCGTGTCCTTCTACGTGCCCTTCATGGTGACGCTGCTGGTGTACGTGCAGATCTACATGGTGCTGCGGCGGCGCAGGAAGCGCGTCACCACCAAGCGCAGCAGCCACGTCCTGGACTCGGACACGCAGGCCCCCCTGAAG GAGGCAGAGAGTCACATGGAAGAGATGGAAATGGAGATGGTGTCCAGCACCAGCCCCCCTGAGAAAACCACCTTCAGACCCGCAGCACCAAGTAACCACCAGCTGGTTGTGCCAGTTGGGTCTAATCGAGGCAACAACTCTACCCTGCAGACATCCCTGAACAGCCCTGGCAGAGTGGAGAAGAATGGACACGCCAAAGAGACACACCACACAGCCAAGGTCTTCGAGATCCACTCCCTGCCCAACGGCAAGACGAGGAACTTTCTCAAGGCTGTGACCAGGAGGAAACTGTCccagcagaaggagaaaaaggccACCCAGATGTTGGCCATCGTCCTTG gtGTTTTCATCATCTGCTGGCTCCCGTTCTTCATCACCCACATCCTCAACATGCACTGCGATTGCAACATCCCCCCGGCCATGTACAGCGCCTTTACATGGCTGGGCTATGTCAACAGTGCTGTCAACCCGATTATCTACACCACCTTCAACGTGGAGTTTCGCAAGGCTTTCATGAAGATCCTCCACTGCTAA